AGCCCCCGACGTGCGCCTGCGCGTCGACGCCAACGAGGCGTGGACGCCCCACGAGGCACTCTCGAACATCGACGTGCTCGCCGACTTCGACGTCGAGTTCGTCGAACAGCCCGTGCCTGCCGAAAATTCACGAGGACTCGAATACGTCCACGAGCGCTCGTCGCTTCCCATCGCCGCCGACGAGTCCTGCGTGACGCTTTCGGACATCTCCCATATGGCCGAGCGCGCCGACATCGCCAACATCAAACTCATGAAGTGTGGTGGGTTGCGCGAAGCCAAACGGATGGTTCACGCGGCGCGCGCGCACGGACTCGAAGTGATGCTGGGCTGTATGATCGAGTCGAACGCCGCCATCGCGGCCGCCTGCCAGCTCGCGCCGCTACTCGATTACGCCGACCTCGACGGCTCGCTGTTGCTCGCCGACGACCCCTACGAGGGAGTGGCGATCCGAGGCGGCGACATCGACCTCGCTGGCGTCGAGGGGAGCGGTACGGGCGCACGCTCGGACGATCGCCCGTAGAATTATATAAGGGCCCTCGAAAGAGGGTATATGGCACTCGAAACCGTTCTTCTGGCGCTCGGGCCGGGTGACGCCGAGCGCACCGACAGGCTTGCCGAGGAGACCATCGACATCGCCGGGCCGTCCGAGGCCACAGTCATCCTGGGCCACGTCTTCACCGAGGCCGAGTACGAGCGCGCCATCGACAGGCTCGGTTTCGACGTCACGGCCGGCGAGGTCTCGCCGAACGAGGTGGCACACCGCCACGCGACGGTCCGCGAACTCGGCGACAGACTCGACGAGGCGGGCGTCGAGTTCGCCGTCGGCGGCGCGGTCGGCGACCACGGCGACAGCATCATCGGACTGGCCGAGGAGTCGGGAGCCGACATGGTCATCGTCGGCGGGCGGCGGCGCTCGCCGACGGGCAAGGCCGTCTTCGGCTCCACGGCCCAGACGGTGATGCTCTCGGCACCGTGTCCGGTGACGTTCGTCCGAGCGGACACGACGTGATGGTCCCGTCGATGCGACCGCCGGCGGGCGGTTGCCTGCGATGGTCGCCCATAGATATAAGTAAGTGTGTAGATTCCACCAAACAATGATGAACGGTTCCAACACACACGGGAGTGTCTCCCGTCGAAACTTCCTGCGGGCGGCCGGCGCGTCGGGAGCGGCGGTCGCGCTCGCGGGCTGTACCGCCGGCGGCACGGAGGCCGGCCCGAACGCCGTCCGCTGGGTGACCGACTCGACGGCCGCCGACAGCGCGGGAGCGATACGGAAGGCGCTCTGGAAGGCGGGACTGTCGAAGGACATCTACGTCGACGTCATCGCCGGTCCCTCCCAGACGGGTGCCCGCCAATCACAGTACACTCGCTGGCTGTCGGCGGACCTTGCGGATCCGGACTTGCTGATGATGGACAGCGGCTGGGCGCTCAACTTCATCAACCGGGCGCAGGTGCTCAATCTCACCGAGAACCTCCCCCAGTCGACGGTCAAACTCATCGAGAACAAGTACTTCCAAGCGGCAGTCGAGACGGCCAGAGGCGGCGACGGCGACCTTTATGCGGTCCCCCTGTTTCCGGATTTCCCGACGATGCTCTACCGGAAGGATCTGGTGAAGAAGGCCGGTTACAACCCCGAAAAGGAGAACTGGGCGACCGAGTCGATGCGCTGGAAGAAGTTCTCGAAGGTCGTCGCCGACGCGAAGAAACAGGCGAACGTCCCCTACGGCTTCGCCTTTCAGGGAAACATCTACGAGGGCCTCTCGTGCTGTGACTTCAACGAGTTCATGACGAGTTGGGGCGGGGCGTACTTCGGTGGTCGTGACTCCCTCTTTGGACCCATCGGCAAACGCCCGGTGACGGTCGCCGAGGAGCCGGTCGTCAACGCGGTCAAGATGGTCAAGACGTTCATCTCCGGCTCGGACGCCCCGAACACGCTCGACGGCTACGAGCAGATATCGCCGAACGCGGTGCTCAGCTGGACCGAAGACCCCTCGCTGAGCGCGTTCACGGCGGGCAACGCGGTCGCGCTGCGCAACTGGCCGTACGCGATCCCCTCGGCCGGCGAGGCGTTCGAATCGAAGGACCAACTCGGCGTGATGCCGATCCCGTACGCCACGCCACAGAAGAAATCGAAGTACAAGAACATCGGCGGTCCGACGGCCGCCCTCGGCGGCTGGCATAATGCTGTGAATCCGAACTCCGACCAGAAGGAAAAGGCGCTGCAGGTGCTCCAGACGATGACGAAACCGTCCTTCCAGCGCACGCTGGTCGAGATCACGGGCTGGCTGCCGCCCAACCGGGAGGTGTTCTCCTCGAAGAAGGTGCGACAGATTCCGTACACCGGGGACTACATCGACCAGTTGCGGGTCGCCGGTGAGAACGCGATTCCCCGGCCCGTCACCGTCGTCTGGCCCCAGCAGGCGACCAAGATCGCCCAGCAGGTTCACGCCGGCTTCTCGGGTGCCAGTCCCCCGAAACAGGCGATGAACACGCTCAAAGACCAGCTCGTCGCCATCGAAGACTTCAACGCACAATAGATGTCCACAGAACAATCGACCGAAACGGGTGCACAGGGCGGTTCGGGAATCTACGCCGGCGCGGTGCGCTGGCTCGAAAACCTGAGCGAGACGGCCTTTGCCTATCTCCTCTTGATACCCGCGATGTTGGTACTGCTGGTGATCTCGCTCTGGCCGCTCGCGAGCACCTTCGAGATGTCGCTGCACGCAGACAGTATCACGGGCGCGGCACAGCTCGGCGAGTTCGTCGGCCTCAGGAACTACGTCGCACTGCTCACCGGCCAGCTCGATACCGTCGCGCTGCCACAGCCGTTTTTCGACCCGAGCGCGCCGTTCCAGAGCGCGCTCATCGTGACTATCATCTTCACGATCGTCGCGGTCTTTTTCGAGACGCTCATCGGGTTCGGGCAGGCGCTCGTGCTCGATCAGGACTTCCGCGGCCGGCGCTGGGTTCGCGTCGCGATCATCATCCCGTGGGCGGTCCCCATCGTGATCCAGGGGATGATCTTCTTCCTCATGTTCCAGCCCGGCATCGGTTTCGGCGTCGACGTCGTCACGGCGCTCGGCGGGTCGGGAACTCCCCTCGTGAACAGCGCCGAGGCGCTGCCGATCGTCATTTTGGCCGACGTCTGGAAGACCACCGCGTTCATGGCGCTCCTGATCCTCGCCGGCCTCCAGAGCGTCGACAGGAGTCTCTACGACGTGGCGAAGGTCGCGGGCGCGACGAAGTGGCAGCAGTTCCGGATGATCACCTTCCCGCTCATCCTGCCGACGGTGCTGGTCGCCATGCTCTTTCGGACCATCTCCTCGATGCGCATCTACGGGCTCATCGAGACGGCGAGTAGCTGTACGACCGTGCCGTCGCTGTCCTGTCTGGTCGTGACGACGTTCAGCACGCGACGGTACGGGACCGCGGCGGCGGTGGCGTTCGTGACCGCGGCCATCATCGCCGTCGTGGTGTCGATCTACATCGTCAGATACTGGCAGGGCTCCCAGGGGGTGGCCTGAGATGGCGAGCGCACAGGCCGACGAGAGCGAAACCGAGGGTGGGCCGTTCACCCGGTGGGTAAAGGGGTCGATTCAGAACCCGGACCGAACCTACCGTGCGATGTTCTACGTGGTGACGATCTTCTTCCTCATCACGACGCTGTTTCCGTTCTACTGGCTGCTGGTGCTCGCGCTCACGCCCGAGAGCGCCATCATCGACATGGGGTTGTTGCCGAAGGGATTCAATCCCGGCGCGTTCATCACCGTCTTCGAGCGCCTGCCCTTTCACATCTACCTGTTCAACAGCTTCGTTATCGCGCTCGGGACCACCGTATTCGTGCTCGTCCTGGCGAGTCTCGCGGGCTACGTCTTTGGCCGACTCGATTTCCCCGGCCGGGGCGTCCTGATGCTGGTGGTGCTCGCCATCTCGTATTTCCCGCCGGCGGCGTTTCTCCTGCCCCTGTTCCGGCTCTTTACGGGCAACGTCGAGATACTTGGTCTCAGCAGCCCGATGCTGTTCAACACGCCAGTGGGCATCGGACTCCCACTCAGCGCGCTGTTCATGCCGCTGTCGATATTTATCCTCACCACCTTCTACGGGCAGATCCCCGACGGACTCGAAGACGCCGCGCGCGTCGAGGGCACTACCCGACTGGGCGCACTGTTCAGAGTGATCATCCCGCTGTCGGCACCCGGCGTGGCGACCGCGGGCGTACTCACCTTCATCAACGTCTACAACGAGTTCTTCTTTTCGTTCCTGATGACCGACGGACAGGCACAGAACTGGGCCCCGCTCGTCTGGGGCATTCTGGGCTATCAGACCCAGTACACCGCATCGTACAACCTGATGGCGGCCGCGAGCATCATCGGCGTGTTGCCGGTGGCCATCCTCGTGGTCATCGCCCAGGAACGGATCGTCAGCGGTCTCACCAGCGGCGCACTCAAGGAGTAAGAACATGGCAAAAGTCACCCTCGAAGGAGTCACGAAACGCTACGACGACGTCGTCGCGGTCGACGACATGAATCTCGAAATTCCCGACGGCGAGTTCGTCACCCTCGTCGGACCCTCGGGCTGTGGGAAATCGACGACGATGGAGACCGTCGCCGGTCTCACGATGCCCACCGAGGGAACGGTACACATCGGCGAGCGGGAGGTGACGAACCTCCCACCGAAAGACAGGGGAATCGCGATGGTCTTCCAGAACATCGCGCTGTTCCCGCACATGGACGTCTACGACAACATCTCGTTCGGGCTTCGACTCAGGAGCTTCGACGAGGACGAGATGGATCGGCGGGTCGAGAACGCCGCCGAGATCGTCCAGATGCAGGGGATGTTAGACCGAATGCCCAGCGAGATGTCGGGCGGCCAGCGCCAGCGCGTCGCCATCGCGCGGGCGCTGGTACGCGAACCGGACGTCTTCTTGATGGACGAGCCGCTGGCGAACCTCGACGCCAAGCTCAGGGTGCATATGCGCACGGAACTCCAGCGCATCCACCGCGAACTCGACACGACCATCATCTACGTCACCCACGACCAGGCGGAGGCGATGACAATGTCCGACCGCATCGCGGTCATCGACGGGGGACAGCTCCAGCAGATCGATCCCCCTCTCGTCTGCTACAACGAACCGGACAACCTGTTCGTCGCGGGGTTCATCGGCTCGCCGAGCATGAACTTCGTCGAGGGCACAGTGGGTGCCAACGGTTTCGGATCGGAACACGTCGACGTCGAGTTCGACGCCGGACCGATGGACCTCGGCGAGGGCGATGCGGTCACGCTCGGCATCAGGCCGGAGGACATCTATCCCACCGACGAGGCCGGGTCGGTCTCGCATCCGACGGCCGAGATCGAGACGACCGTCGACGTGCTCGAACCGATGGGCGACGAGATATTCGTCTATCTCCTGCTCACCGAAGACGCCGAGACGGACCTCGAAGACCCTGAGGCCGGCGACCAGTTGCAGATGAGTGTCGATCCCGCCTCCGATATCGAGGCCGGCGACACCGTGACGGTGGTCCTCGACCGCGAGAAAGTCCATCTGTTCGATACCGATTCCGGCGCGGCGCTCGAACACGGGCTAATCCAGCCGACACGGACCGAGGGAACGACCGGTACGGAGGCCGAGACGGACGACTGATATGGTTACGGACATCGGATTGCTCTACGTCGGCGGGATGACGCTGCTGTTCGTCTTCTGGGCCTACGGACTGGTGTCGTTCGTCCTCGACGTGAAGAACAAGTTCATCCCACTGACCCGGCAGTATCTCCGTGGTCGACGGCGCGAGAAGGAGGAGGCCAAACGCGAGAGCGAGCGCGAGGAGCGCGAAGAGCAGTTGTATTGAAAGATACGGAGAACGGTATTCTTACAACCGATGGTCGCTTAGCCGCTCGATATGCCCTCCTCTTCTCCGACCATCGGTATCATCGGTCTCGGAAACGTCGGCCGCTTTCACGCCGACCGTCTCATCGACAACGGGGCCACGGTCGTCGGCAGCGACATCGACCCCGACGCCCGCACCCGCTTCGCCGAATCGTACGCGACCAGCGCGTACGAGGACGTGGCCGATCTCTTCGCCGACGCTGACGGCGTGCTCGTCGCGACGCCGAACCGCTATCACGAGGAGTACGCCGTCGCGGCGCTCGACGCCGGACTCGACGTGCTCCTCGAAAAACCGGTCGCCCACTCGCTCGAAAGCGCCGAGGCGATCGCCGCGGCGGCCGACGAGAGCAGCGGGTTCGTCATGACCGGGTTCAAAAACCGCTTTGCGAACCCCGTCGAGGTGCTGAAAGGGTTCCAGAACGAGGGGCGCTTCGGTACCCCACGCCACGTCGAGGCCAACTACATCCGGCGACGCGGCATCCCCGGACGGGGATCGTGGTTCACCAGTCAATCGGCTTCGGGTGGTGGATCGCTCATCGACATCGGCGTCCACGCCATCGATCTCGCCCTCTTCTTCCTCGATTTCCCCGAAGTCGTCGAAGTGTCGGCGACGACGCGCTCGGCGTTCGGTTCGCGCGAGGACTACGCCTATCTCGAAATGCTCGGTGAGGACCTCGGACCGTCGGATTTCGACGTCGACGACTCGGTGAGCGCGTTCATCCGGTGTGCGAACGGCGCGACGGTGAGCCTCGAAGCCGCGTGGGCGACCAACCGCCCGACCAATCACGAGTTCCTGCTCCGGGGAACCGACGCCGGAGCGCTGTTCGACCGCAACGAGAACAGCCTCACCATCTACGAGAGCAGCACTGCCGGTGCGGACCACCTGACGGATACGACGGTGACGACGCGCCCCAACGACGCCATGCTGGCCGAACAGGCGGCGTTCCTGGAGGGTATCGAGAGCGGCACGCCCCCGGAGCGAAATACGATCGCGGAGGGGTTGACCGTCCAGCGCGTCATCGACGCCATCTATCGGTCGGCGGATGCCGAGCGCGCGGTGCGCCTCGACGGCACGCCGGACGCCACGGCTGAACTCGACTGAACCGGACACGGC
This window of the Halococcus sediminicola genome carries:
- a CDS encoding universal stress protein produces the protein MALETVLLALGPGDAERTDRLAEETIDIAGPSEATVILGHVFTEAEYERAIDRLGFDVTAGEVSPNEVAHRHATVRELGDRLDEAGVEFAVGGAVGDHGDSIIGLAEESGADMVIVGGRRRSPTGKAVFGSTAQTVMLSAPCPVTFVRADTT
- a CDS encoding extracellular solute-binding protein, which gives rise to MNGSNTHGSVSRRNFLRAAGASGAAVALAGCTAGGTEAGPNAVRWVTDSTAADSAGAIRKALWKAGLSKDIYVDVIAGPSQTGARQSQYTRWLSADLADPDLLMMDSGWALNFINRAQVLNLTENLPQSTVKLIENKYFQAAVETARGGDGDLYAVPLFPDFPTMLYRKDLVKKAGYNPEKENWATESMRWKKFSKVVADAKKQANVPYGFAFQGNIYEGLSCCDFNEFMTSWGGAYFGGRDSLFGPIGKRPVTVAEEPVVNAVKMVKTFISGSDAPNTLDGYEQISPNAVLSWTEDPSLSAFTAGNAVALRNWPYAIPSAGEAFESKDQLGVMPIPYATPQKKSKYKNIGGPTAALGGWHNAVNPNSDQKEKALQVLQTMTKPSFQRTLVEITGWLPPNREVFSSKKVRQIPYTGDYIDQLRVAGENAIPRPVTVVWPQQATKIAQQVHAGFSGASPPKQAMNTLKDQLVAIEDFNAQ
- a CDS encoding carbohydrate ABC transporter permease, which translates into the protein MSTEQSTETGAQGGSGIYAGAVRWLENLSETAFAYLLLIPAMLVLLVISLWPLASTFEMSLHADSITGAAQLGEFVGLRNYVALLTGQLDTVALPQPFFDPSAPFQSALIVTIIFTIVAVFFETLIGFGQALVLDQDFRGRRWVRVAIIIPWAVPIVIQGMIFFLMFQPGIGFGVDVVTALGGSGTPLVNSAEALPIVILADVWKTTAFMALLILAGLQSVDRSLYDVAKVAGATKWQQFRMITFPLILPTVLVAMLFRTISSMRIYGLIETASSCTTVPSLSCLVVTTFSTRRYGTAAAVAFVTAAIIAVVVSIYIVRYWQGSQGVA
- a CDS encoding carbohydrate ABC transporter permease, which translates into the protein MASAQADESETEGGPFTRWVKGSIQNPDRTYRAMFYVVTIFFLITTLFPFYWLLVLALTPESAIIDMGLLPKGFNPGAFITVFERLPFHIYLFNSFVIALGTTVFVLVLASLAGYVFGRLDFPGRGVLMLVVLAISYFPPAAFLLPLFRLFTGNVEILGLSSPMLFNTPVGIGLPLSALFMPLSIFILTTFYGQIPDGLEDAARVEGTTRLGALFRVIIPLSAPGVATAGVLTFINVYNEFFFSFLMTDGQAQNWAPLVWGILGYQTQYTASYNLMAAASIIGVLPVAILVVIAQERIVSGLTSGALKE
- a CDS encoding ABC transporter ATP-binding protein: MAKVTLEGVTKRYDDVVAVDDMNLEIPDGEFVTLVGPSGCGKSTTMETVAGLTMPTEGTVHIGEREVTNLPPKDRGIAMVFQNIALFPHMDVYDNISFGLRLRSFDEDEMDRRVENAAEIVQMQGMLDRMPSEMSGGQRQRVAIARALVREPDVFLMDEPLANLDAKLRVHMRTELQRIHRELDTTIIYVTHDQAEAMTMSDRIAVIDGGQLQQIDPPLVCYNEPDNLFVAGFIGSPSMNFVEGTVGANGFGSEHVDVEFDAGPMDLGEGDAVTLGIRPEDIYPTDEAGSVSHPTAEIETTVDVLEPMGDEIFVYLLLTEDAETDLEDPEAGDQLQMSVDPASDIEAGDTVTVVLDREKVHLFDTDSGAALEHGLIQPTRTEGTTGTEAETDD
- a CDS encoding Gfo/Idh/MocA family protein, with the protein product MPSSSPTIGIIGLGNVGRFHADRLIDNGATVVGSDIDPDARTRFAESYATSAYEDVADLFADADGVLVATPNRYHEEYAVAALDAGLDVLLEKPVAHSLESAEAIAAAADESSGFVMTGFKNRFANPVEVLKGFQNEGRFGTPRHVEANYIRRRGIPGRGSWFTSQSASGGGSLIDIGVHAIDLALFFLDFPEVVEVSATTRSAFGSREDYAYLEMLGEDLGPSDFDVDDSVSAFIRCANGATVSLEAAWATNRPTNHEFLLRGTDAGALFDRNENSLTIYESSTAGADHLTDTTVTTRPNDAMLAEQAAFLEGIESGTPPERNTIAEGLTVQRVIDAIYRSADAERAVRLDGTPDATAELD